A genomic window from Phyllopteryx taeniolatus isolate TA_2022b chromosome 2, UOR_Ptae_1.2, whole genome shotgun sequence includes:
- the sec11a gene encoding signal peptidase complex catalytic subunit SEC11A isoform X1, giving the protein MLSFDFLDDVRRMNKRQLYYQVLNFGMIVSSALMIWKGLMVVTGSESPIVVVLSGSMEPAFHRGDLLFLTNRVEDPIRVGEIVVFRIEGREIPIVHRVLKVHEKENGDIKFLTKGDNNAVDDRGLYKQGQHWLEKKDVVGRARGFVPYIGIVTILMNDYPKFKYAVLFMLGLFVLVHRE; this is encoded by the exons ATGTTATCATTTGATTTCCTCGACGACGTGCGTCGCATGAACAAGCGGCAG CTCTATTACCAGGTGCTGAACTTTGGCATGATAGTTTCCTCAGCTCTGATGATCTGGAAGGGTCTCATGGTGGTCACCGGCAGCGAGAGTCCCATCGTTGTCGTTCTCAG TGGTAGCATGGAGCCAGCTTTCCACAGAGGAGACCTCCTCTTTCTCACCAACCGTGTGGAGGACCCCATCCGAGTGGGCGAGATCGTGGTCTTCAGGATAGAAGGCCGAGAGATCCCAATTGTACACAGAGTTTTAAAGGTTCATGAAAA GGAAAATGGAGACATTAAGTTTTTGACCAAAGGGGACAATAACGCTGTGGATGATCGAGGTCTGTATAAGCAGGGACAACACTGGCTCGAGAAGAAGGACGTGGTGGGGCGAGCGCGGGG GTTTGTGCCGTATATTGGAATTGTCACCATCCTCATGAACGACTACCCCAAGTTCAAA TATGCCGTTCTCTTCATGTTGGGTCTCTTCGTGCTGGTCCACCGGGAGTGA
- the sec11a gene encoding signal peptidase complex catalytic subunit SEC11A isoform X2, with protein sequence MIVSSALMIWKGLMVVTGSESPIVVVLSGSMEPAFHRGDLLFLTNRVEDPIRVGEIVVFRIEGREIPIVHRVLKVHEKENGDIKFLTKGDNNAVDDRGLYKQGQHWLEKKDVVGRARGFVPYIGIVTILMNDYPKFKYAVLFMLGLFVLVHRE encoded by the exons ATGATAGTTTCCTCAGCTCTGATGATCTGGAAGGGTCTCATGGTGGTCACCGGCAGCGAGAGTCCCATCGTTGTCGTTCTCAG TGGTAGCATGGAGCCAGCTTTCCACAGAGGAGACCTCCTCTTTCTCACCAACCGTGTGGAGGACCCCATCCGAGTGGGCGAGATCGTGGTCTTCAGGATAGAAGGCCGAGAGATCCCAATTGTACACAGAGTTTTAAAGGTTCATGAAAA GGAAAATGGAGACATTAAGTTTTTGACCAAAGGGGACAATAACGCTGTGGATGATCGAGGTCTGTATAAGCAGGGACAACACTGGCTCGAGAAGAAGGACGTGGTGGGGCGAGCGCGGGG GTTTGTGCCGTATATTGGAATTGTCACCATCCTCATGAACGACTACCCCAAGTTCAAA TATGCCGTTCTCTTCATGTTGGGTCTCTTCGTGCTGGTCCACCGGGAGTGA